From the Natrarchaeobaculum aegyptiacum genome, one window contains:
- a CDS encoding carbonic anhydrase, with the protein MCADHDTLENLLAGNERHVESLPEDYFADVQDGQHPDVVAICCSDSRVPQERMWGVDAPGTVFTPSNIGNQVWDDDEGDRIVDGGVLYPIHHADTEAVAVVGHTGCGAVTAAYQLATGGDQPGPRGVDKWVELLVPVVEEALESDLIDADADDETVINQLVEYNVDAQARFLRESDDVPEDVAVYGFVYDFQGVYGNEHGRTYLVNVDGETRPDEIADLLPDEYETTTDSLLY; encoded by the coding sequence ATGTGCGCCGATCACGATACGCTCGAGAATCTGCTCGCGGGTAACGAGCGCCACGTCGAATCGCTTCCGGAGGACTACTTCGCGGACGTTCAGGATGGCCAGCACCCCGACGTCGTCGCGATTTGCTGTTCGGACTCGCGAGTTCCACAGGAACGGATGTGGGGCGTCGACGCCCCGGGGACGGTCTTCACGCCGAGTAACATCGGCAACCAGGTCTGGGACGACGACGAAGGTGACCGGATCGTCGACGGGGGCGTGCTCTACCCGATCCACCACGCAGACACCGAGGCCGTCGCCGTCGTCGGCCACACCGGCTGTGGCGCTGTCACCGCGGCCTACCAGCTCGCGACCGGCGGCGACCAGCCCGGCCCGCGCGGGGTCGACAAGTGGGTCGAACTGCTCGTCCCCGTCGTCGAGGAGGCCCTCGAGAGCGACCTGATCGACGCCGACGCCGACGACGAGACGGTGATCAACCAGCTCGTCGAGTACAACGTCGATGCGCAGGCACGATTCCTGCGTGAGTCCGACGACGTGCCCGAGGACGTCGCCGTCTACGGCTTCGTCTACGACTTCCAGGGCGTCTACGGCAACGAACACGGCCGAACGTACCTCGTGAACGTCGACGGCGAGACCCGGCCGGACGAAATCGCCGACCTGCTCCCCGACGAGTACGAGACGACGACCGACAGCCTGCTGTACTGA
- a CDS encoding NADP-dependent oxidoreductase has protein sequence MAATRQWQLASRPVGEPTHDNFELVTVDRPEPGPGEVLVKTLYQSVDPYMRGRMRDAESYAEPWDVGDPMKASVVGEVLESEAETFEPGDIVTGDLLWAEHAVADADELQRVDPDLGPISTAVGVLGMPGVTAYWGLRDICDPAPGDTVFVSAAAGAVGSVVGQLAQLSGARVVGTAGSDAKVEWLTEDLGFDAAINYKTEDDLYGAVAEACPNGIDAYFDNVGGEITDAVWMQLNEFSRVAVCGQIALYNETEVPMGPRKLTTLIETRATVEGFLVSDYQNRWGDALRRLSQFIQQGDLEYRENVVEGFENAPDAFLGLFEGENIGKQLVKVGEREH, from the coding sequence ATGGCAGCTACACGACAGTGGCAACTCGCGAGCCGTCCAGTTGGCGAACCCACCCACGACAACTTCGAACTGGTGACCGTCGACCGTCCCGAGCCCGGACCCGGTGAGGTGCTGGTGAAGACGCTCTACCAGTCGGTCGATCCCTACATGCGCGGTCGAATGCGCGACGCAGAGTCCTACGCCGAGCCGTGGGACGTCGGCGACCCGATGAAGGCCTCGGTCGTCGGCGAGGTCCTCGAGTCAGAAGCCGAGACGTTCGAACCGGGCGACATCGTCACCGGCGACCTCCTCTGGGCCGAGCACGCGGTCGCCGACGCCGACGAACTCCAGCGGGTCGATCCGGATCTCGGCCCCATCTCGACCGCCGTCGGCGTGCTCGGAATGCCCGGTGTGACCGCTTACTGGGGACTGCGAGACATCTGTGACCCCGCCCCGGGCGACACCGTCTTCGTCTCCGCCGCGGCGGGCGCAGTCGGCTCGGTCGTTGGCCAGCTCGCCCAGCTCTCGGGTGCCCGCGTGGTCGGCACCGCCGGCAGCGACGCGAAAGTCGAGTGGCTCACCGAGGACCTCGGGTTCGACGCCGCGATCAACTACAAGACCGAAGACGACCTCTACGGCGCGGTCGCCGAGGCCTGTCCGAACGGCATCGATGCCTACTTCGACAACGTCGGCGGCGAGATCACCGACGCCGTCTGGATGCAACTCAACGAGTTCTCCCGCGTCGCCGTCTGCGGCCAGATCGCCCTCTACAACGAGACGGAGGTGCCGATGGGGCCACGAAAACTCACGACGCTCATCGAGACCCGGGCGACCGTCGAGGGCTTCCTCGTCAGCGACTACCAGAACCGCTGGGGCGACGCACTCCGGCGTCTTTCACAGTTCATCCAGCAGGGCGACCTCGAGTACCGCGAGAACGTCGTCGAGGGCTTCGAGAACGCACCGGACGCGTTCCTCGGGCTGTTCGAGGGTGAGAACATCGGCAAGCAACTCGTCAAGGT